The genomic segment TACTTATTTACAacctttatattccgcccttctcaccttgaaggggactcaaggcagatcacaacacacacatacacggcaaacattcagtgccgattGGACATACAGGAGAGAGAGGTATATCGGCGTTTTTTCCAACTTTGACAcctggaggttatgctcgattccagccagaGGGGGAGCTGTTGAGCCCTTTCGATCGCGGAGTTTTTCCTCTTTGTTCTTTGATTGCCGGCatttttatggtgccataaaatacctctccgcttaagcagtgcctaatttccctgctcacagctcagctgttttcaaactgcttaggtggacagtgagctgggctgacagtcgggtgctcactcccgACTCAGGCTTCGACCTGGCAACCTTCCGGTTGGCAATGATCTCTTGCTCctggtgattaaccagctgtCCTTAAGCCCGGCCCATAGAGTGGATGGCCCAtgtaatctcttccaactttattatttcttatttatttactgtatttatataccgcttttctcaaccCGGGGGGGagctcaaagcggtttacaacataataatggcaaaattcaatgccaaacatacatataaaacaaaatcataaaatctaaacaagaaacatacagctatgcattaaaaacaataaggcgattaaacataagataaaaCAATATTTAGATGTAAGGATAATGAATTAAAACTACCTAatagaaacattaaaatcacGTGATCCAAAATCGTAGACCGGGGCCATTCCAATTGTTGAttgcacatattccctatttttttcttgcactgcattactttactggccaaaagctttgtcccataaccatgtctttgTTGCCAAGGGCtgggctgactgaaaggtcatgatATCAAAGCCTGCGTTgggttaagctcccgaccattagcttgctgttgacctaagtagtctgaaagacagttgcatctgtcaagtaagaaatgtaggtactgctttatgcggggaggctaatttaactaatttacaacaccataaaattgccagcagcacgtggaaaggaatgaggaagtaataccatcaaaGGACTCGGtttcacaagtggatgatgaagcggcagctccccctgtggccggaatcgagcataccctcatgaagccggaagctggaaaatattaaattgcctctgtgtctgtctatatgtcgcatgtctaatggcactgaatgtttgccatatatatgtgcattgtaacccaacttgagtcccctttggggtgagaaagaaggaatataaatacttgtaaataaataaatacatttctgaagGCTGGGGGAgagggtgctgatctaatctCGCTGGGGAGAGTTCCAGacctgaggagccaccactgagaaggctctgtttcttgtccccaccaaccacatttgcgaagcaggtgggactgagagcagggactccccagaagatcttaaccttcgTTATTTTATAATTCAATGATTCTAGGAGGGCTTTTCCCCATAGCCATCAAGAGAGGAAGAGGTCCCtgtctgtcgcacctcaggatagcttcaccttgctttaaacaccaaactgcacacaggctgaggtctttatagtttattaaaaagtaaaagataaaaagttatttaaaacaaaagttccaaaagatcattacaaaataaagccttagagcacAATTCAAAGAAGCACCAGCAATAAACAGAGTCccatagagcatgacaaagttccAAGACCATGAACAAcagagctgcaagataatccaggcaAACGAGGACTTGCTTCTTGAACGAAAAGTTGctctgacaaaggtttgtctccaaacacagtgCTTAATACCCttggcaaaacatgaaagcatttctatgGCCTTTGACCGCTTTCTTGttagctattctcacactccttggaactctgaattccaaagggtcagctcgatctaaggttCTTGTTTCACCAAGGTCAGGCTGCTCGTTAGTGTCAGCCTGCTCACCatcctgcttgctatcagactgagaactgtcctccttttctaaatcaatttgcacctggctagtttcagtatcaacaacctcattccttgctgtgggaaactgaacttgcacGCCctattcctcatcttctacaacagggacattttgaacctgactgtaaacctgaatcccatcatcctcatcagtctgaggctccagctgagtcacaacactgtcCCACCCCCAGTTACCAGGTTGGCAGGCACTTACCTGGCCTCCCATATCCAATCCAAGGCTTTTGGGACACTTCACCTCTTCTTCCATGGATCCCATTCCCTTCTGTGAGGATGGGGCCAATTCAGCTTGGCTGGGTGCTAGTGCCGGGGTCTCATCTAccagaggaaggaagagagaagagaTGGGGGCTTGTCCCTTCCTCCTCATCCCATGGCCATACATCCATGttggggcagggggggggggcaaaccaAAGCTTCCTGAGCCTCTGAGACCCTCCTATCTGTTGGGGTTGTGCCCCTTCCCCACATGAGGGACCACCACCTCAAGCCAAGGGTTGGGGTGTCAGTGGGAAATGTATGCAGAGGGAAGGCTTACCTCTTGCAAGACCCTCTTCCTGCAGAAAGCCATTTGTGGGGGGCAATGTTGCTGAGCAGCACATGGATTGGCCCCCTTCCTCCTCTGCTTGGCTGGGACCCCCACAACAGCCTGGACTCCGAGGGGAGGGGTCCGTGGACTTGATGTGGGGCAGGGTCTCCTCCGGACAAGCCCCAAGTGGACCTGCTTGAGGCGGGTCAGAGAGGGAGGGGCCTGGGGAAGGAGGGTCACCAGCTCTGCAAGGGGATGGGAGACCCAATTCTGGGGAAGGGGTGCTGGTGGGACCCCCTCCAGGAGACCCACTCAGGGTCAAGTCCTGGAGGCTAGGCTCTGCCAGGGGGCTAGTAGTGGCCGCAGCATGTCCACTGGAGGTCCTGGCATTGGGAATGGGAGGGGTCCTTCCTTTGGGGTCCGGGAGGGGGGAGAGGGCTCCAGGCCCGGGTTTGGGGCTGATGGGGGGCGGAGGGGGCTTGGACTGACGAGGAGTGGGGGTTGCCCCATGGGGGGATCCGGAGGGCAGGAAGCCCCCCAAAGGGGAAGAGGGGCTGCGGAGGGGGTCCGGCCGCTGGAAGATATAGGCCGATTCCGTGAGGCTGCGCTGGTAGCGGAGGAAAGGCCTTCGTGGCACTCCTGGGGAGAAAGgagaataatagtagtagtagtaataataataataataataataataataataataataataataataataacatcaacatcagaagaggaatttttcaGGGAAACTCATTATCCCCTCTGCtgttcattattgccatgatccctctgtcaacaatcttacaaaaaacaaatctcggctatcaaacatctaagaaatctcacaaaatttcgcatctgatgtacatggatgacctgaagctgtatgggaaaacggaaactgaaatccagtctctgactaacactgtcagaatttttagtactgatatcagcagTACTGATATGAGGGTatatcaagaattcagtgactgcacgttgcttaaatcACATTGACCggctgtctgtgcagggttccatactttgcactttaacaacacaaccgttcaatgcttcccgccaaatggaaccgtagAGTCTCCGGAACAAGCCAatacctgctgcagaccaggactgccgtcAGTTGAGGAGGTACAAAGgctgaggcattacttttcattcaaccctcatatactGCCTTTTAGCACAAGGAACGCCTAGACTTTCCAGTGGCTGACTCTTCTCTTGGGCATTTGCTCTGCACCAACCCTGAGACCAATTCTGGTGCATAGTTGCTCCTTTGCACACAGAAGACCCATCAACGTCCTATTGTTTCAAGATTTGCACATTTTTCAGTTTCTCCTTTCAGATCCTATTGGGTAGGGTTGGGCAAGAGCAACCCTACCAAAACCAGAAAACCAACCAAATAAGGTCTGGCGAGGGTCTTGTGTTGCTTTTGGGTGGGAACCATTGCCCTCCAGGGGTCCCTCATGCTGCAATTTCCCAGTATGATTGGGGCATTTGGGGTTTCCctaagagaaccacctgaagccgaacccttccaagacacaagtgtgtgttttccacctacgtaaccgcgaagccaacaggaaactgaaagttacttgggaaggccaagtgctcgaacactgtttccatcctaaatatcttggtgtcaccttagatcgaacactaacatataggaaacaccaagcacaaagtagctgcacgcaacaacatcctgcggaaactgactggcagcgcatggagtgcagacccacaagtaataagaacatcagccttggccttgtctttctcaacggcagagtctgcctgtcctgtctggcacaagtctgcccatgcaaagcaggtggacatagcactgaatgaaacatgcagaatcatcacgggattgttgtgtgtctttcgggctgtgtggccatgttccagaagcattctctcctgacgtttcgcccacatctatggcaggcatcctcagaggttgtgaggtatggagaaaactaagcaaagaggtaaatatatatctgtggaaagtctagggtgagagaggtcagtgtgaatgtgtgtagttaatcactttaattagcattgaaaagcttatctgctgtcttcttcctgcctctggggcatcctttgtttagagtcgttaactgccctaggttgattcatgtctggaaatcctctgttctcagagtattgctttttatttactgttgtgatttttgagttttttaatactggtagccagattttgttcattttcatggtttcttcctttctgttgaagttgtccacatgcttgtggatttcaatggcttctctgtgtagtctgacatgatagttgttagaatggtccagcatttttgtgttctcaaatagtattctgtgtccaggctggttcatcaaatgctctgctatggctgatttctctggttgaattagtctgcagtgcctttcatgttctttgactctgcagactaattcaaccagagaaatcagccatagcagagcatttgatgaaccagcctggacacagaatactatttgagaacacaaaaatgctggaccattctaacaactatcatgccagactacacagagaagccattgaaatccacaagcatgtggacaacttcaacagaaaggaagaaaccatgaaaatgaacaaaatctggctaccagtattaaaaaactcaaaaatcacaacagtaaataaaaagcaatactctgagaacagaggatttccagacatgaatcaacctagggcagttaacgactctaaacaaaggatgccccagaggcaggaagaagacagcagataagcttttcaatgctaattaaagtgattaactacacacattcacactgacctctctcaccctagactttccacagatatatatttacctctttgcttagttttctccatacctcacaacctctgaggatgcctgccatagatgtgggcgaaacgtcaggagagaatgcttctggaacatggccacacagcccgaaagacacataacaaccctgtgatcctggccatgaaagccttcgacaactcatcacgggatgcctcaaatctacacctgttgataaactctacaagttagctggcattgcccctcctgacgtgcgacgggaagttgctgctaactgtgagagaaataaggtcaaacattgtgaaagccacccattgcatgactctcagcctcctcccaccagactcaaatcaaggaagggcttcatgagaaccaccactccctcctcttgatgttcctccagcagcagcaagggtgtctctctgggcagctaaacctggcaattctaaccacgagggtcttccttcctccagggcaaaccaagaatgggcaacttggaagtccctgaacagactcagaagcggagtgggcagatcaaaagacagctTGGCAAGGTGgccctacctggaggaatcctccaccttgtgtgactgtggagctgaacaaacaactcagcacatgtatgcttgcccacaatgccctgcctcatggttaaagctacagacaatgcggttgctgttgcccgcttttggtccaaaactatttagttgcttgtgattccttttcttttttttaatttccattatttgaaatgtacaatgcttttgacacgaaattaaaaaaaaattggggtttTTTAGTGCTCCAGAATGGAACATTTTCGCATGGGATCCTGAGCCATAAGCAAAGACCACCGCAGCCCACCTGCAGCCTCTCTTTGCTCTCGGTGCCCGCCTCCAGCCTTAAGGAAAGGGGTGCCCCACTCACCTGGCTGGCTCCCCGGGGAAGACGGCCGCTCCGAGGCAGAGCCCGAACGCTCCCGCTGCCGGAAGAAGCCTCGAGGGCTGTGCGTGTGCTGCGGACTCAACGCAGGCCCCTCTCGCTGCAGGGAGGGAAACATAATTCACCAGGTGCAGGGTGTGAAGAGGAGCATTCCTCCCTACTGCTTTTATACCCAGCAGCTTTGgacttctaagcagaggctggatggccatctatcaggagggctttgattgtcttCCTCCCTGGtagaacagggttggactggatgccctttgggggtctcttccaactgaagGATTTTATGATTTTTTGACTGTTAGTCGAGGAGggtgtgtttttttccccctcctcagagggaatttttattaatcattattttataatacataatcataattacattttccttttccattcccttctccctcccccacccccaccccacccccttccctgttgacaacgtaaaccttattttcttgttacatgagccttctttccattctttcccattttttcttccaacttttgtcatatggtttaacaatctgtaaccatctgctaaatggagtccatatttctttaattttcttctgtttgtctgaccatgtttttttgtttcttataatgtccataatatccagttgtatttgatcccatatatattcatgccatttttcaagtgtccatttctttttatccttccaccccCACGCTATTACTGCATGTGCggctctaaacattatcatcataTATCAAatttatatcaaatttggttttagtatgtaattcaacctgggttagaatttgtttccagaatttttttatctcttcacattCGAGGAGGGTGCGTTGGGCCTCTTTAGATGTAGAAACAAATCCGTAGCCCTCGATATCCCAATGTGTTAGGATGCAACACATGTGCCATGCAAAACCATTGGCAAGAAAAGATAttcaacctaaacattaggaagaatgtcttgAGTTGCTTGACAACAGACTACGGACTGTCtctagtgtatttatttatttacagtatttatattccgcccttctttctcaccccgaaggggactcagggcagattacaaagaacacatatatggcaaatattcaatgccaacagacaaacaacatatatagacagccacagaggcatttaacatttttttccagcttcacgattccggccacagggggagctgttgcttcactgtccactagtggctgtacttcctcattcctttcctcgtgttttgctggcagttttatgatgttgtaaattagttatattagcctcccgcataaagcgtacctaaatttccctaactgacagatgcaactgtctttcggggctgcataggtcaacagcaagctgggctaatTAATGgtcggggcttaacccgacccgggcttggaactcatgacctctcggtcagtagtgatttattgcagctggttactagccagctgcgccacagcccggcccgtgtAGTGCACACGTGGACTCTCCTTTGATTGGAAtgtttggatggcccttgggggtcccatcCAGCTAAATGGTCTAGTGTCAAGATACCCAGCCCTACATCATGTGCTGGGTTAAACCTATGGTTCCTCAAACTACCTGTGTGCCCAGTGGTGAAGGATGGGGAAAAAATGTCACCCCAATGTACTCCTTATCCAGTCTGGAACCCCAGAATGTGTCTGAGTATTTTGGGAACAGCCGCACTGACTCaggacttaaagccaaccttaaaaactatgaCATAGACACCAAGcgggaactgggaagccctggctcttgagtaataataataataataataataataataataataataataatacaattctttattgattagtcacttttgaccatatcaaaacatgtaaaacatataatacgtacacacttacacatacatacaataaaaccatgtaaagatacaaagcatcccgacctgcggcctaataacccgctgctagacaaatacagagtaaaaaggttaaaattagtaatttcctaaggtaaggtttgaacgaggacaggggtgaataaaacaagtgtcttgtccgtagaaaattttaaatttggattttgttaatggcaataatgtatcagctctcagcttccatcttctcacgaatggccagggctttttgcgtaaaaagggccagttttaaaatagagtttttatctgaaccctgtagaaggatatgcaatttctccttattctctaagtgagtatgattctccagcagagggtctaagtagagagatcgaatcctggtatagtaggggcattttaagaagcaGGCGCTCTTGGTTCTGGTTCTTGagtactctaactggaggtcagctgtgaccagcagtgctgcagaattcgaagaggcacgaaaggagggcttaagggggaaacgtgccaagaggaaggtgtgtaaagccaaccttgaccgggaccgccttccgtctggaaaccgatgtcctcactgtggaagaacatgcgggtcaagaataggtggGCTCTATGGGAGACCCTTCCCCACTCACCGTTGTGGCCGCTTCCTTGTCATGGGTGTGTTTCTGAAGTCCTGTTTCTGGAGGCGCCTTTGCTTGTTCCCGTTGCTGCTGTTGGGAGAAGGGAGAGCACAGGTACATACACAGACTGCAATGGCACAGCTCCAACAGGTGAAGCCCCTCCCACCctacttttaaaaagcatttcatttattttttgtaaTAACTTGTTATATGAGTAGATTTTGTACATATATTCCATATAtgtcatttattatttactagttgtgcccggccaggcgctgctgtggcaaagtggtggtggtattggttaaaaattgttgtgtaatttttatttgactttatttgcattttttattaattttattgtaacttatatttttatttattatattttattattttcttatattatttttagttattttctgttattatagtattttattgtattaattttttagtgttttttattattttttattgggttgctaggagatcaagttggaggagcttagccttctaattggcagcaattggataaaagcaattattcccctctctaa from the Anolis carolinensis isolate JA03-04 chromosome 5, rAnoCar3.1.pri, whole genome shotgun sequence genome contains:
- the LOC103281892 gene encoding drebrin-like protein A isoform X2: MGSGGVDLEQHRLALMAAKGDVVGGGAAASWALFTYEKANVLKLLDSGAGGPDELAKRFQSGAVMYGLCRLPDGNTGQQHVVLISWVGERVSDQRRQACAGHLPAIRTFFKEATLVLKASQAEEVTQDGLAQRLSRAAPSSGTSSKKGPLGDPEEQVGTNYKKTNPALEILSTKRSSFWAQAEREEEERREEERRRAREERRRWERERMEEERRQAAERERRIQEKEQLIQEQRKLQAEKEAEERRSEEARRQQREQAKAPPETGLQKHTHDKEAATTREGPALSPQHTHSPRGFFRQRERSGSASERPSSPGSQPGVPRRPFLRYQRSLTESAYIFQRPDPLRSPSSPLGGFLPSGSPHGATPTPRQSKPPPPPISPKPGPGALSPLPDPKGRTPPIPNARTSSGHAAATTSPLAEPSLQDLTLSGSPGGGPTSTPSPELGLPSPCRAGDPPSPGPSLSDPPQAGPLGACPEETLPHIKSTDPSPRSPGCCGGPSQAEEEGGQSMCCSATLPPTNGFLQEEGLARDETPALAPSQAELAPSSQKGMGSMEEEVKCPKSLGLDMGGQVDSPAGVNLPGTGLVAGEGTRNGVRSSSVEGTEHDMDPKWQAAEA
- the LOC103281892 gene encoding drebrin-like protein A isoform X3, with protein sequence MGSGGVDLEQHRLALMAAKGDVVGGGAAASWALFTYEKANVLKLLDSGAGGPDELAKRFQSGAVMYGLCRLPDGNTGQQHVVLISWVGERVSDQRRQACAGHLPAIRTFFKEATLVLKASQAEEVTQDGLAQRLSRAAPSSGTSSKKGPLGDPEEQVGTNYKKTNPALEILSTKRSSFWAQAEREEEERREEERRRAREERRRWERERMEEERRQAAERERRIQEKEQLIQEQRKLQAEKEAEERRSEEARRQQQREQAKAPPETGLQKHTHDKEAATTREGPALSPQHTHSPRGFFRQRERSGSASERPSSPGSQPGVPRRPFLRYQRSLTESAYIFQRPDPLRSPSSPLGGFLPSGSPHGATPTPRQSKPPPPPISPKPGPGALSPLPDPKGRTPPIPNARTSSGHAAATTSPLAEPSLQDLTLSGSPGGGPTSTPSPELGLPSPCRAGDPPSPGPSLSDPPQAGPLGACPEETLPHIKSTDPSPRSPGCCGGPSQAEEEGGQSMCCSATLPPTNGFLQEEGLARDETPALAPSQAELAPSSQKGMGSMEEEVKCPKSLGLDMGGQLDLPSSF
- the LOC103281892 gene encoding drebrin-like protein A isoform X1: MGSGGVDLEQHRLALMAAKGDVVGGGAAASWALFTYEKANVLKLLDSGAGGPDELAKRFQSGAVMYGLCRLPDGNTGQQHVVLISWVGERVSDQRRQACAGHLPAIRTFFKEATLVLKASQAEEVTQDGLAQRLSRAAPSSGTSSKKGPLGDPEEQVGTNYKKTNPALEILSTKRSSFWAQAEREEEERREEERRRAREERRRWERERMEEERRQAAERERRIQEKEQLIQEQRKLQAEKEAEERRSEEARRQQQREQAKAPPETGLQKHTHDKEAATTREGPALSPQHTHSPRGFFRQRERSGSASERPSSPGSQPGVPRRPFLRYQRSLTESAYIFQRPDPLRSPSSPLGGFLPSGSPHGATPTPRQSKPPPPPISPKPGPGALSPLPDPKGRTPPIPNARTSSGHAAATTSPLAEPSLQDLTLSGSPGGGPTSTPSPELGLPSPCRAGDPPSPGPSLSDPPQAGPLGACPEETLPHIKSTDPSPRSPGCCGGPSQAEEEGGQSMCCSATLPPTNGFLQEEGLARDETPALAPSQAELAPSSQKGMGSMEEEVKCPKSLGLDMGGQVDSPAGVNLPGTGLVAGEGTRNGVRSSSVEGTEHDMDPKWQAAEA